CATGGTGTGATTCTATATATTGAGGGTGACTTAATTGATATACTCCCATTTTGTAGATCACTTTGTAGCCACGTATATATGCTTTCTAAATTTGACGTGGGTAAATCGACAGATTGAAATGAAGTCAGTGGGATAGGACTTGCGCTACGCCGAATTGTTCTATATATCATTACATTGATTACCCTCTCTTAATTAGCGCCGCGTGTGAGAGCTAAGAGTAAAGTTATCCAACTCTGGTGGGCGGCAGGACTTTTTCAGACTTCGAAATTGTATCAACAAATCATTTCCTCTGCCAAAAATAAGTTTGAAACAGAACTGGTTAAAGATAATTCACAACGAAAACTACGGAGCAAGAACAAACACCATCCAATCCATCTGCCACAGCCTTCAACGGACAAATGATGCAGCACAAGGGCCGTTTGACAAAACAAAAACATGGTAAATAGCATGCTATTTTTCTCCTCAGATGTGTTAATACTGCAGAaactaaaaaggaaaaaagagataACGCAGTTGTATATAGATTCCAGAGCAGTTCTCATACAATGCTTGCCCATATTTTCCACAGAGAAGGAGAACTTCCTGGCAAATACAAACCAATTAAACCTTCCGCAAAATCATTAACCTATAAGACCAGGCTTCTTCATCACAGATGCGGAAGTGCCTATGAATATTCTTCGGTTGGGTAAGTTGAGCCGCTACCAGAAATTATAAAAAAACAAACTCTGGCCAACATTTAGGTGAAGTCTCCATGGAGTTTGTTACTACCTCGACTGCAGAATAGATAAGTAAATCACTTAAAGAAGTTTCTCTTCAAAAACAAAAGTAGTAACAAGCAGATTTCCTCTTAAACTGCAATGTCCAAGAGTCACAAGTCACCTATTAATCTTCAAAATCTCCTGCATTCTCCAATAAGTAGTTAGCTGCCAACTCCTCATTACGATCACAAGCTAAGAAGGCTTCAATCACAAGCGCTCTATCAAATCCCATTGCTTCAAGCTGAACACAAAAAGATATGGTAAGACAAAGAAAAGGTAAGACAGTAGAAACCTAAGTGTTACCAACAAAAGCCAGGAGCCATACTCGATCAATTGCCTCCTGTTCTGCTGGTGTGACACTGATGGCATGAGGCATTTCTTGATCAGGCTGCTCAAACAAATCTCTGGAGGGGAAAATAACAGAATAACTTAGTACATCAGCATGAAATTCATCACAAAGAAGAAATCGGTCATGATAACGCATCAGAGAGATTGCTAAGAAAGAAATAaagtacaaaaaaattatccagaTCCTGTTACAAACAGATTTAATTGGTGACCTATATAATGTACAGGATCACTAAATGTAGACTTCAGGATGCATGTATTGGTTGATCTTCAAGGGTAGTAGAATTCAAACGCTAACTTATGTAAGGGTTACCAATCTGGTGAGAACATGTTACTAAAAACATCACTTCTCAATAGGCAAACAAAGACCACTGGACAAAATTGATTTAGGGATCGTAGTATCCAAAGAAAGCAGCTTCCTTGGGTGAGAGTACGAGAGGACAAATACATTCACTCTCAAATTTTACAGAGTCATTTAAGGGACAGCAGTTCAAGCCATGGACAACAGTTCAAGGCGCATAATCCATAACGCCAGCAAATCACTGTAGAGTACCAAAACAAACAAGCTACTAATAGCAAAATCTCCAAAACGAAGTTTACTCACCCTCCTTCACCCCCTTCAACAGGTTCATTTATTAGTTGAAGGAACTCGGCGTGATGCTCCTGAATTAGTCTCAGAAGTTGTGGATTTTGCTTACTTAGTTCCTGAAGCATCGGCTGAAACAGAAAAGGTATGCCCGGACATTAGAAAGAATCTGGGTACAGTGTACTGCTCACAATGAAAACAAGTTACGCACCTGTAGAATTTGTGGATTCGATTGCACCATTTGACGCAATGCTTGAAACTAAAAATCACAAAAGTAAATGCAACTCAAGGTTAACTACCAACAAGTGTAAGCACAAATGACATGGAAAGCTAACATAGAAAGTGGTGAAAGGAGATTGGTGTAGTACTTCTCCAAATGCTGGAACTATTTTCATCCAGACTTAAGAAACCAGAAAGGTTTCTTTCTTATATGCCCAAAATCTTATATTAAAAAAGTTGAAAACGTGATTGAAATTCATCCCCTGCGGCTCTCAGCTTAGCAGGTTTCTTCACTACTTCTTGATACCCGacatcaaaattgatattcatatGTGGATGTCAGCTTATTATTGTTAAGGATCTCAAGTTGGAGGACGAcatcattttttttcattcatcCACATGTATCGAAAATAAAACAACTTATTTCATATTCGAGTTTTCCATCCAACCAATTTCATAATATATTGATATTGGATTAATTGCACCACCTTAACTACTAAAGTTCATTTGCATAACTTCCAGTTGCACGTTCTTGATGGTCAGTGACCAAAACATCCATGAAAGGAACAATGCAACATAAAGCTTTTATGATGTCTTGCACCTTGATACCACCCACCCTCGAGTAAACGCACTCACGATGGCAATTTTCGAAAAAGATGAGTCGAAGATTTGAATCATATGCAATAGCCAAGCGCATACTTAACCTAAATAGATCTCGATCACATTAAGAACTAGAAGTTTCAACTTTCACAAGTATATTGCTAGAGTAGGAATGAACCTGTTGGTTGTTTCTTAAGAAATCAAGGGATCCATCACCAACAGCAGCTCCAGAATTAAGAGCCTCCTGAAAGAAATCTCAGTATGAAAAAGAATGGAAGATAAAAAAATTCTGGACATATACGGAGGAACACTGTCTAACCTGTGGAAACATGTTAAGAGGGGAAGCATTAGGTCCTCCAGAAAGAGGTGCAGCTCCTGCTAGACCAGTTCCAGTGGTGGGGTTTGCACCACCTGATTCTTGTACTGGAACAGCAACCTCCGCTGATGCAGGAATACcctggagagagagagagagagagaatcacTGAACCAGTGACCAAATACCAACAAATTAACGCCCAAGTTAACGACATACCGAGTATAAATAGTCAACAGCTCGCTCTGGATTGTTGTAGGCTGCACGAAGTGCACGAGTAACAGTTTCCCTATCCCAATTACCACCACCCATATCCATTAGTTGCTGAATTGTTTGCTCAACAGTATTACCAGCAACCAAATTGGATGCAGCTTGTCCATAGGAATCAGCAAGAACCCTGCAGGCAAGATCTGAATGTCAATAATAATCTCCAATTTTCAATCCTTGCATGTGTAATAAAATCCAGGTGGTACTTGTACACGTTATCACCGAAAAACAAAGATGCAAACAATTATTTCCAAAAGCAACACAATAACTTTAATCTTTTTCTAATCAAACATGAGAATTTATACATACAGGCACATAAGTCCAATCACGGTTTTTCTAGCAGTGACTTAATAAATAAAGTGAAAATTTGATATTGAAACCATACTCAGCTGCTGCGCTTTCAGAACCAGAAATGGCAGTCGCTGGGGCCCTATAATATATAGACAAATTACGAGgtaagagtttaaaaaaaaattaacgcaAAAGCGAATGCTGTAAAACGCGATATGTGAAATTATGTACACTCACGGGGCCTGGGAAGAAGCTATAGGTGCAGGAGTAGGCGTAGATATTGGTGCAGGTGTAGATGATGGTGCGGACTGGTTGAATAGATGCACACATTTCAGTagaaaacatacaaaaaaaagaaaaaaatacaccaAGAAATAAAGATGCACACAATTTTACCTGAGTAGATGAGGCTCCAGCTGAACCTGAGGATTTACTCTGCATTGatacaagaagaataagaaaCATACTAATAGGAATCAAATAGAATGACCAACTTACATAAAAACTGAGACCTGAAGAACTACTTTTAACACAATAAAATTAAGCTTCATATATATGTGCAAAAAGCTTTAAACATAAGAAATTAACTATTTGTCAATTTCCAATTTTGGGAGAAGTAAAATGATGAGGTACAGTTCAAGCATGCTTACACTAAACAACAAAGAGGAAGACACCATTAACTCTATACCAAACCCCAACACTAACTGCCCCTATATTTTCTTAAACAACCAATAATCAAAACTACCCAATCGACCTCAACTCCTAAGGCAAGAGATCTGTGTAGCAAAAGTCACTAGGCGGGTGCGAGGCGGCTGAGTTGGGCCTGGGAGGACTAATCGGGGACTAggcggatatatatatatatacacacaaaaatatatacatcATTTATGTCTAGTTATATTcatgtaaaaaaattattttatgagGGTGCAGTTGTCTTTTAAAAGCATATTTATCCTTTTCCAAAACTAAACCCTAGAAACATACGGATTCTCTTCTCTTTTCACGCCTCCACCACCTCTCTACCATTCATCTCACTCCATTACTGACCTCTCTCACTTCTTCCTCCATGTTTTCTTAATTTTCTACAAGATTCAATAGAAGTTATGGTCATTGTGGAAGTATCTATCGTTTGACAAGGAAAACAGTTCTTCCTaatctttttttcctttcttttctctttttttttacctGTTTGGTTAAGGGTTGTGGCTTAGGCGGCGCCTACATCCCAAGGCCTAATAAGAAATCGGTCTAAAATCGCCCAGAATCGGCGCCTAGCCCccaaaacacctaatttactatcAAATATCAAACAAAGAAACTCTTTCCAGATACCCACACCAAGTAGTATTGTAGAAAACCTCCAAGTCGACTATTAAGCATAAGGCCTCCCAACTAAGATCTCTTAACCACCCAGGCAGGTTATATTTGATACGAAGACTATATAATCCCTTATAACTGCTTTATGTGTTGAACATTGATCTGGAACAGACATCCTACTGGAATCAGTTCACCAACCATGGAAATCAGTATTACAACCAGAGACTCTCAGTGCAGAAACAAGCTGGTCCCTCAATCAATCAATACATTGGTGATAAAAGCCCATTTCAAATTCTGATATAAACAAATCACTTCTTTCATAAAACTTATACCCCATGCTAGTAAGCATGGGGATTTCTCTTCCTTAACATGTACTAACAAAAATTTAGTGATCAGACAGGGTTGTAACAAAGACTTTAGTCTTCTTGAAGTTTCTGATAACATGAAGTAAGAAGTTCCAATTACAGTAAGCAATTAACAGGCAAAATAATACTACATAGAAATTCCTCATAACATAGTTTAAATTGAAAATTATTTACATACCCCAATATATGAGCGTTGCATAAGCATAGCAaccaaaagaataaatcatgagGTGGTGGTAAACGAACTCTTTCCCGACATCCAACTGAAGTCAAATCCAATACCTAGAGCTAACATAAGAGAGTAATGGAGGAAGACTAATTCTACATACTTCACAACTGCCTACATTACACCTAATTATAGTTGTAGGTCGTACATATTCCTTAATATCCAATTAAGAGGAGGGCATAGAAAACTTCTGAACAATTATCACTCTAATTCTTTGAAGAGGATGTTCCTAACGCAACATGACATCATTTTATGCGTAAAATCCCATAAAAGTTGGCCTCAGAATCAAATGTTTTTTGAAGCATCCACTTCATAAGTAAATTTCTAACCAACTCTTTTGGGGATTAATTTGGAGAGTTGTGAATTTGTGTAAGCATAGTCTACATGAAGAGAAGAACATCCTTGCTGAAAATAAACCAGTGGATCTCAATCCAGAATTGATATGCATACCCGGGAAAGGGCATTTTTCGTATTTGAAGAGCACCTAGTATCAATGCTATAATCCATAGTAAATCTTCATTTTTTGAAGGCAAAAGCTAATGAATACTCTCAGATTCTAGATATAACATGCTAGCATACAGGATTTTCACATATCAATACTAATGTGATTTCGTACACCAAAACCAGTCTCAAGCACTAAGGATTCTTAAGTCTTACATTCAAAACTTATTACTAATTTCCAAAATGCTCTCTCTGGTACATTAACAATCTGACTTTGATATAACTCAAATCAAACCTGGTGGTATAGTGCTTCCGCACATTAATCTCTTGGAGAATTACCGACAACAATTGGATTTTGCTAAACTTGTACAGTTGTACTGGTATCCATTACCAATAACACAAACATATACAATCACGTCAGACAACAATTTAAAACTATTGACATACATATTGCATTAGATCAAGGATATTTAATCAGAactggagaagaaaaagaaaacccaagACAAGAAAGTCTTTAATAATCCAAGCTGAAGGAAACAAATTGCACAGAAGAGTAACAACATATATTGCAAAGGAAGAAAATGATTCACCTTGCTAAGCATCACAACAAGGAAACCATCCTCACTGACTTTATTATCTTCCAAAGTGGTTTCGTCTTTCAAGACCTTTCCATTATGAATCAGTAACTGTTGACCAAATGGATAGTTATCCTTTCCCTGAACATCttcaatattcttcttcacaacCATAATCTACAAACAAAAGGAATATATCTAAGTAAACTAGTAAGAACCTTAGCATAAGAGTATATTATCAAGTTTCTAAACGTAAATGAACATGAATTAAACTTGTTTTTCTTGATCTTACACATAACTTTACAGCTGAAGGCGTAATTCGACATCTTAGCCACTCATGTCATTTGAAGGGTAATTAAGCCCTTTacccagacaaaaaaaaaatcaagaacgcaagaatggaaaatgaataagcaaaaaataaacaaacactATAAGCCGTTAGCCAAAATGTCAAATTCAACAGAATCAGTTCTTCAAACGCATATTTTAGCACCTTTAATACAATTAATCTTTAAACTAATAGAAACTTGCCTAGATGTTTTTTCTAATGCTTTCAACTTACTTCTAAAGAGAACAAACAAACCACATTTGTAGAAAATATAAGGTTTTGTTTATAATTAATTTTAATTCGAAGCGCAACAACCGAAATACTTAATCACCCAAACAAGCTAAAAATTATTGCCATTATTCTGCCTTGAACACCTCTAAATTCATAAATCGAAGTTTATACAGTTGATTATCATAACTAGGGCACTGAATTCCAACACGAAAGAGAAAAAAGAGATGGAGATGGAGCTAGAAAATTACCGTATCACCAGGTTGAACCCTGATATCGAAATGACTACCTTTTAAAGTCTTGACAGTAAGTTTCATGTTTACAGATTAGAGGAAGAGGAAGGGAAAATGTGATTATCAGTAAAACCCTAGCAGAACAAAGTAAAGAGAAAGGGAAAGAAAACGTATGCAAAAACCAAACCCTAACGGGAGCAAATGTATGCCAGAAGAGATCGAGATCGtgaaaggagagagagagagacgacATTTATTTGAGCGCTGGGCCTCTATGGAAGGGCTGTGAACGTACTCGGTCGCCGGGGTGAGCATATGAACCCACACCCGCCAACCCGACCCAACCACCCCTACTTTGGCGGGTGAACACCCAACCCGTTCATGGTTGGATCGGACATGGATGTATTtttgaaagtgaaaaatactataatccccctattatatgggttcaatatatagaagccccacaaaatggatccttcactatcaacttcatactttcattttttctttgatatttctaggcccagaacttttatttttgggGCCAGGTTTTGAATTCTTCCGGATTGCTAACGTCGGCAACTtttttaataaatctaaaaataccaAAACTAACCTCCACTATTTATAGTCGTTTTATAcggtaacaaaaacaaaaaatcaaatcatttttttagATCTCTCTTCTCTCTGCTCTAGTAgattttttcttcagaaacagAATTGGAATTTTTCTTCACACGAATCGTTGCATTGAAGAACAAGAGTTCGTTAGTTTGTTGTGTTAAAGGCGAGATGAAGAACAaaaattcattaattttttttctcaatttgtTGATGTTATTCACTGgttttcagatctgacgagagTGAGTAGACGAATTGAAGAAAAACAAATAGGTTTGTATCAATTTATCTTTTCTGTTTGTATCAAATACGTTTGATTCACTAGTTTTTCtgattaattttttgatttcGATCTTCTGCTGATTTccgtttttttgtttgtttggattttattgagtctgagaagaggaagaagacaggTTGGAATAGAGAAATCAATATAGGTGTGTTTTCGATCTAGTTTTGAATtctattgattttgatttttatgatttggatctttcttatttcgttttttttttaatttttttttgattcggTTGATACTGATAACATGATTtggttgatactgagaagaggaagaaaaataaCATTATttcagaagaaggaaaacaacaaatctaggtacgaattttattttggtttgattttataacttttttcaatttgtttttaactatttgttgttcttgcatGTCCGATCTGAGAATTTATTGTggatttgttgttttattttttgttgatactgagaggagtatgaagaaacaattttgtttcagaataACTACTTCAGATTGAtttagacatgctgtttttttgttacagtatgtgtaacttgaggttacacatatatatcatgttgtattttaagcatgtgtaaAGAGGATGAAGatacaattttgtttcagaagaacaacaattttgtttcagaaggaAAACAATTTTGCTTCAGAAGGAAAACAGTTGATGTAGAGATGCAGTTTTTTGTTACattatgtgtaacttgaggttacacatatatatcctgttgtatttttagcatgtgtaaagAGGATGAAGatacaattttgtttcagaaggaAAACAATTGATGTAGGTatgttgttttttgttacagtatttgTAACTTGAGATTACACATATATATtctgttgtatttttagcatatgtaacttgaagttacacatatatatatccTGTTTCATGTGTATTTGTAAACAATTCTAGTATTTGTATCTTTTAAGACATATCTTGTACTCATATTTCTATTGTTTTCCTTTTGTTGAGTATGTTGATTGCTCATTTTATGTTTAGCTTGCCGCATAGGAattgtgtttgtttgttttttgatatttttattgtatgtttATATTTTTCAGGTTGTCATGGCTGTTGTGAGTTGCATTGAACATGGAAACTTCCAATAGTGGTTTGTTTTGGTTTGGAACATGATAAATCTGTCAGGGTTTAAATATGCAGCTGATCTTAGTTTTTGTTATACAGACATCACAAGTCTTTTTGGCTCATTTTTTTTGCACTAATTTGTTATTGCTTTAATAGCAAGAACGAGCAGACAGACTTGTgatccaaattcaaatttttgttcATACAATTTGTACTTGAgaatattttgattgttgttctgaaagagaaaaaaatgagAGTTGTAATGAATAAGAAATAAACAGACTCAAAATGGAacaagctatatttatgtgtaactgcgagttacgcatgctaattggatgtgtagacacaagttacacatgttaagtGGACATGtagacgaaagttacacatgctaattggatgtgtagatgaaagttacacatactaattggaagaaaaatatagtaaatgcaagttacacatgctaattggatgtgtaaatGAAAGTCGCACATgctaattgaaagaaaaaacagaCTCAGAACTAGAACACTATATTTATGTGTAACTGCGAGTTACGCGTGCTAATTAGATATGTagatgcaagttacacatgcttactGGGTATGTAGATAAAAGTTACatatgctaattggatgtgtagaagAAAGTTACACGTGTTGTACATCGGCACATAAAACAGTAACAAAATTATAGTTACAGAAAAAGACAACCAATATTTAGAAAAAAATTGCATTTGATTGAACAAGATCATTAATAATAAATACAAATTTAAGCATAATATTCAATGTAgacaaaataatcactcaatgtagacaacaaaaaaaaaaaaaaaaaacacaaacacaaaaTATTACTCTTAAATCAAATTTTATAGGCGGATCACTCATTGTTGATCTCCGTTCTCCGCTTTCAACAATTGATTTCACTCAAATCTCACTTTCATTGGATCTTCTACCACCACTACCACCGGCACCATCAATACTCCTGTAACCACCATCACCACTGTAAAAAGAGTGCCATAACCAGAAATGCAAGCTAAATAATATAAAACCTATCATATAGCAATCACCAGCATAACCACTACATCAATATCATGTCAGCTACATACTTTTAGTGCCATCCAAGATCATATATACCTACTCTCAATATCATGCATATGTAATCTGAATAATTTAAGTACAAACACGGTTTTATGAGTATAACCTACAGATCAAGGCATTTCAATACAACTTTGTAAGAGAAACTCATATTCATCTGATtgtatgaatgtgtaacttcgagttacacatgctaattgaatgtgtaaacgaaagttacacatgctaattggatgtgtagaggaaagttacacaagctaattggatgtgtagacgcaagttacaTATGTAAATTGGATGTGTAGACGTCAGTTACACATGTTACAAGCATAGCATGAGATCAAATTTAGTTCATGACATCATCACAAGCAAAACTCAGAAGCAAAaatcacaaaagaacactaacatTATATCATCACAAACGATTGAAAGATTAATACCTGTTGATGTCAGATCTTTTTCAggttttctctttcttcctttcaTCATCGTAGATAAACAATAGTTCAAAACTGAATCTgcagttgttcttcttctccgATCTAGTTTGAAACTGAATTTACGGTTGCTCTTTCTTCTCCGATCtataaaaataatattatcaaTAACAAATTTGATCACCACGAATTAAAAAGTAACAATAGGAATCAAAATCGAATAAATCGGCAACAACATGAATCAAAATCGAATTAATCAGTAAGAACACGAATCGGAATCGAATTAATcagtaacaacaacaatcaaGCAAGACAGAAATTTTTGAATCAACACGAATTAATCAGTAACAACAGGAATCAAAATTGAGGAAGAAGAAGTTAACATTAAACAGGAAGAAGAAGTTAACATTAAACAGGAAGAAGAAGTAAAGATtaaacaggaagaagaagaagattgatcgAAAACCtacctttattttcttcttctgatgTTTGTTTTGAGTATGATAGATCGATTCTTTGATGATTCTGAATGTGAATTTTGTTTTAGGTTCgatctggaaaaaaaattctCTGCAATTCTCGATCGGAAGGTTTCTCAGGTGAGATCCGGTTTCTCTCTCTTCAAATGAAAATAAACGTATTTGTTTGAGAGAAAACCTATGTTAGATACTTATATAGTGAAGGTCAATCTGGTCATTTCAATCtctattaaaatttatttttaattagggGCCTGGTTTTAAAACTCTTTTAactaggggcctcatattatgggtggGGCCTAGGCCTAATTTTCCAATAAATATTGGCTTGGGTGCAGTTATGAGTCTAAAAATTTATTGGACACCAGCATCCGCTAAGCTAGGATTAAATGAAAAAATCCCTatgtcccactattagatgacctacttaGTTTAAAATTTTGTCCCATTATTAGTTGACCTATCTCATTAAATAAAGGGATATTTCTactgggaaaattaggctaaggcccaaccaatgtataacccataatatgaggcccttcattaaaagaagtttaaatctaggccccgagttattaaaagacatccatgcccatttatatattgtcaagccccaaattaaataaatttaaatttaagcccaaaatttttaaatctaggcccaaaattattaaaatacagtg
The nucleotide sequence above comes from Papaver somniferum cultivar HN1 chromosome 8, ASM357369v1, whole genome shotgun sequence. Encoded proteins:
- the LOC113301294 gene encoding ubiquitin receptor RAD23b-like isoform X2 → MVVKKNIEDVQGKDNYPFGQQLLIHNGKVLKDETTLEDNKVSEDGFLVVMLSKSKSSGSAGASSTQSAPSSTPAPISTPTPAPIASSQAPAPATAISGSESAAAEVLADSYGQAASNLVAGNTVEQTIQQLMDMGGGNWDRETVTRALRAAYNNPERAVDYLYSGIPASAEVAVPVQESGGANPTTGTGLAGAAPLSGGPNASPLNMFPQEALNSGAAVGDGSLDFLRNNQQFQALRQMVQSNPQILQPMLQELSKQNPQLLRLIQEHHAEFLQLINEPVEGGEGGDLFEQPDQEMPHAISVTPAEQEAIDRLEAMGFDRALVIEAFLACDRNEELAANYLLENAGDFED
- the LOC113301294 gene encoding ubiquitin receptor RAD23b-like isoform X1; the encoded protein is MKLTVKTLKGSHFDIRVQPGDTIMVVKKNIEDVQGKDNYPFGQQLLIHNGKVLKDETTLEDNKVSEDGFLVVMLSKSKSSGSAGASSTQSAPSSTPAPISTPTPAPIASSQAPAPATAISGSESAAAEVLADSYGQAASNLVAGNTVEQTIQQLMDMGGGNWDRETVTRALRAAYNNPERAVDYLYSGIPASAEVAVPVQESGGANPTTGTGLAGAAPLSGGPNASPLNMFPQEALNSGAAVGDGSLDFLRNNQQFQALRQMVQSNPQILQPMLQELSKQNPQLLRLIQEHHAEFLQLINEPVEGGEGGDLFEQPDQEMPHAISVTPAEQEAIDRLEAMGFDRALVIEAFLACDRNEELAANYLLENAGDFED